Part of the Bacillus marinisedimentorum genome is shown below.
ATTGATACCTCCCACGCTGTCATCGAAACGATGGTGCCCCTGCTTGGAAGGCATTATTATCCGCACGGAGTCGAATATGAAGGAGAACAATTTCCAAAAAACATTGTTCAGGCTTCCGCCAATCAGCTGGAGAAAGTAAAAGCGGCAATGGATGATGCCATTGAAAATGCGCTGTAAAAACATTACATCCGACATCAATGAAAGCACATGCCATGCATGTGTTTTTCCTTTATCCGTAACAGGCAGCAGTTTTATTCATGGGCTTGTTCCGTTTCAGAAAGATGAAAAAGGAGCATACATGCTGTCCATTTCCTCTATTCACTGCAGCTGTAAGACATTATAATAGTAAATAGATGCATTCAGGAAGGAGTTCGAAATTGTCCAGTCTTTTTACCAGGAAAACGTTGATCATTCTTGCAGTTGTCATTTTAATCGGTATCGCTGCATATTTTATTCTTCCCGTATCAGTTCCATTAATCTTCGCGCTGGTTACAGCTCTGTTTTTAGAGCCGGCTGTCAAGTGGATGACCCGCAGGTTTAAAATATCAAGAAACTTTTCTGTCCTCATAGTATTTATGCTGTTCATCATGCTGATTGGTGCGGGAAGCTATTTCACCCTCACAAAGGTCATAGCTGAAATCATCAATCTTGGTGAAAACCTGCCCGAATATATCGCGGAAATCAATAAGATTTGGTATGAGATGGAAACTGAACTGGTTGCAGCTTCACAGGATTTACCTGAAGAATTTGTGAGGGAAGTCAGTGATCAGATTGAACAGCTTCTTTTCAATATGAAAGATGATTTAACCAGCCTTTTCAATATTGAATCACTAAAAGTATTTGCAACAAATGCCATTACCGGAATTCCCGATTATCTGGTCAGTTTTCTTGTCTATTTAATCGCCCTGTTCCTGTTCCTGCTGGAGCTGCCGCGAATAAAAACGAGAATGTATGCCCACCTTACCCCAAAAACGGCTGATAAAGTATCATTCATGAATACGAGGCTTTCGTATGTCGTCTTCGGATTCTTCAAAGCACAATTTTTGGTGAGCATCATCATCTTCATCACC
Proteins encoded:
- the ytvI gene encoding sporulation integral membrane protein YtvI, which produces MSSLFTRKTLIILAVVILIGIAAYFILPVSVPLIFALVTALFLEPAVKWMTRRFKISRNFSVLIVFMLFIMLIGAGSYFTLTKVIAEIINLGENLPEYIAEINKIWYEMETELVAASQDLPEEFVREVSDQIEQLLFNMKDDLTSLFNIESLKVFATNAITGIPDYLVSFLVYLIALFLFLLELPRIKTRMYAHLTPKTADKVSFMNTRLSYVVFGFFKAQFLVSIIIFITTLIGLLLIKPDVALVMALIIWIIDFIPIIGSIVILGPWAIFYLLSGNIALGTKLAILAVILLVIRRTVEPKVMGQHIGLSPLSTLISMYIGLQLLGILGFIIGPLLVIAFNSAREAGIIKMNFKI